A DNA window from Streptomyces bacillaris contains the following coding sequences:
- a CDS encoding non-ribosomal peptide synthetase: protein MTTPFPSRPLTPAQHGLWVTEQVLAPGAAHHLALTVRFPDPPDPATLAARCARLLERQPVLRSRVDPDGPALAPATGPAPELRHLACTADELDALLAKESARPFDLAEGPLVRFALVTAGGGLPVLHVVVHHLVFDGASKDVLLAEIHGVETTPGHPDAQVGADEPDGQAVALAREFWSERWHEPAPPVLPGLASSVRDATAPAPGGAVPFALGPALDARLTETAGVLGVTRFELLLALWHTLLFRYGNQAPVTALELSTRLPGSPERIGLYVNELPVFTHPDPDRPFADYAREVRAALREVYAHRPVPLGRAVGGLTPRTAIAPLSVSFRRRTGWEAEEAPGVTVDWIGFTHAVRNLAHLQLVDGPDGVTGSFQYRTDAFEPGAPARIVGHFRTLLDAVLTAPGATEAALAGLPLLAGEELAAALNAGNDLPAACPDGATVVSMFADRAAEDPDAVAVVTADGTELSYGELRSRVHAFADRLTAAGLGAGDLVGVQIGRSVGELVPVLGVLTAGAAYVPLDPGYPAERLEFVRSDAGLAALVVEGPAPEGLPAGLAVLAPDAGEGCVPAPESGAVRASGPAAGDPAYVIYTSGSTGRPKGVEIPHRALANLLATMADHIEAGPRDRWLGLTSLSFDISTVELLLPLATGARVVLVPEGQQRDGGALVKLIEAHGITHVQATPSSWRLMLAAGLHHPGLVAVAGGEALPEPLAEELGAVCGRLVNVYGPTETTVWSTLAHLTTGAPVTIGRPLAATRAYVLDERGTPVPDFIPGELHLGGAGVAHGYRGRPGLTAQRFVPDPWGPPGSRLYRTGDLVRRLPDGRLEFVGRLDSQVKLRGHRIELGEIEARIVEDARVSQAVVVLDGGGGAGGAGAGAGADAGADAGADARLVAYVVGAGAGAGAGAGAGTGPGPGPGVGPGVGTGEVPAAEELRERLARTLPAAMVPAVWVSLPALPLTPNGKVDRARLPEPPRLRPDAPEPLAATGETAGGGVTTAGDGVDAVVREIWQEVLRLDDIGPEEDLFDLGGHSLTITSIAARIRKRLGVEVPLDVFFDTPTLAGVSDAVSGLQQTASSEEQSDE from the coding sequence TGCACGGCCGATGAGTTGGACGCGCTGCTCGCGAAGGAGAGCGCCCGGCCGTTCGATCTGGCCGAGGGGCCTCTCGTACGGTTCGCGCTGGTGACGGCCGGGGGCGGGCTGCCGGTGCTGCACGTCGTCGTCCACCATCTGGTTTTCGACGGCGCCTCCAAGGACGTGCTGCTCGCGGAGATCCACGGCGTCGAGACCACCCCCGGCCACCCGGACGCCCAGGTGGGTGCTGACGAGCCGGACGGCCAAGCGGTCGCCCTGGCGCGGGAGTTCTGGTCGGAGCGCTGGCACGAACCGGCTCCCCCTGTCCTCCCCGGGCTGGCCTCCTCCGTACGGGACGCCACCGCCCCCGCCCCCGGTGGAGCCGTCCCCTTCGCCCTCGGCCCCGCGCTCGACGCCCGCCTCACCGAGACCGCCGGGGTGCTCGGCGTCACCCGCTTCGAACTCCTCCTCGCCCTCTGGCACACCCTGCTCTTCCGGTACGGCAACCAGGCGCCCGTCACCGCCCTGGAGCTGTCCACCCGCCTCCCCGGCAGCCCCGAACGCATCGGGCTGTACGTGAACGAGCTGCCGGTCTTCACCCACCCGGACCCGGACCGCCCCTTCGCGGACTACGCCCGGGAGGTCCGCGCCGCGCTGCGGGAGGTGTACGCCCACCGGCCCGTCCCGCTCGGCCGCGCGGTCGGCGGCCTCACCCCGCGTACCGCCATCGCCCCGCTCTCGGTCAGCTTCCGCCGCCGCACCGGGTGGGAGGCGGAGGAGGCGCCGGGCGTCACCGTCGACTGGATCGGCTTCACCCACGCCGTACGCAACCTCGCCCACCTCCAACTGGTCGACGGGCCGGACGGTGTGACGGGCTCGTTCCAGTACCGGACCGACGCCTTCGAGCCCGGCGCGCCTGCCCGGATCGTGGGCCACTTCCGTACGCTGCTCGACGCCGTGCTGACCGCGCCCGGGGCCACCGAGGCCGCGCTCGCCGGGCTGCCGCTGCTGGCGGGCGAGGAGCTGGCGGCGGCCCTGAACGCGGGCAACGACCTGCCGGCCGCCTGCCCGGACGGTGCCACGGTGGTGTCGATGTTCGCGGACCGGGCGGCGGAGGACCCGGATGCCGTGGCGGTGGTGACGGCGGACGGTACGGAGCTGTCGTACGGCGAACTCCGGTCGCGGGTGCACGCGTTCGCGGACCGGCTGACCGCCGCCGGGCTCGGTGCCGGGGACCTGGTGGGCGTGCAGATCGGCCGCTCGGTGGGCGAACTCGTGCCTGTGCTGGGCGTGTTGACGGCGGGCGCGGCCTATGTGCCCCTGGACCCCGGATACCCGGCCGAGCGGCTGGAGTTCGTACGGTCGGACGCGGGCCTGGCGGCGCTCGTGGTGGAGGGCCCGGCGCCGGAGGGTCTTCCGGCAGGCCTGGCCGTCCTGGCCCCCGACGCGGGGGAGGGGTGTGTGCCCGCGCCTGAGTCCGGGGCTGTGCGTGCCTCCGGTCCGGCCGCCGGGGACCCCGCGTACGTCATCTACACCTCGGGCTCCACCGGGCGCCCCAAGGGCGTGGAGATCCCGCACCGGGCGCTGGCCAACCTGCTGGCGACCATGGCGGACCACATCGAGGCGGGCCCCCGGGACCGGTGGCTCGGGCTCACCTCGCTCTCCTTCGACATCTCCACCGTGGAGCTGCTGCTGCCCCTGGCGACCGGGGCGCGCGTCGTTCTCGTCCCCGAGGGGCAGCAGCGCGACGGCGGCGCCCTGGTGAAGCTGATCGAGGCCCACGGCATCACCCACGTCCAGGCCACGCCGAGTAGTTGGCGGCTGATGCTCGCCGCCGGGCTCCACCACCCGGGGCTGGTGGCCGTCGCGGGCGGCGAGGCGCTGCCGGAGCCCCTGGCGGAGGAACTCGGCGCGGTCTGTGGCCGGTTGGTTAACGTCTACGGCCCCACCGAGACGACGGTGTGGTCCACCCTGGCCCACCTCACCACCGGCGCCCCCGTCACGATCGGCCGCCCGCTGGCCGCGACGAGGGCGTACGTCCTCGATGAACGCGGCACGCCCGTACCGGACTTCATTCCCGGCGAACTCCACCTCGGCGGCGCGGGCGTGGCCCACGGCTACCGGGGCCGCCCCGGGCTGACCGCCCAGCGCTTCGTCCCCGACCCCTGGGGCCCGCCCGGCTCACGGCTCTACCGGACCGGCGACCTCGTGCGCCGACTCCCGGACGGACGGCTGGAGTTCGTGGGCCGCCTCGACAGCCAGGTGAAGCTGCGCGGCCACCGGATCGAGCTGGGGGAGATCGAGGCCCGGATCGTGGAGGACGCGCGGGTCTCCCAGGCGGTGGTGGTCCTGGACGGCGGCGGTGGCGCGGGCGGGGCGGGTGCCGGGGCCGGTGCGGATGCCGGTGCTGATGCGGGTGCGGATGCCCGGCTGGTGGCGTACGTCGTGGGTGCGGGTGCGGGTGCGGGTGCGGGTGCGGGCGCTGGTACGGGTCCCGGTCCCGGTCCCGGTGTCGGTCCCGGTGTCGGTACGGGAGAGGTCCCGGCCGCCGAGGAGCTGCGCGAGCGCCTCGCGCGCACGCTGCCCGCCGCGATGGTGCCTGCGGTCTGGGTCTCGCTGCCCGCCCTGCCCCTCACCCCCAACGGCAAGGTCGACCGGGCGAGGCTGCCCGAGCCCCCGAGGCTCCGGCCGGACGCGCCGGAGCCGCTTGCGGCGACCGGGGAGACGGCGGGGGGCGGGGTGACGACGGCGGGTGACGGGGTCGACGCCGTGGTGCGGGAGATCTGGCAGGAGGTGCTGCGGCTGGACGACATCGGCCCCGAAGAGGACCTGTTCGACCTCGGCGGCCACTCCCTGACGATCACCTCCATCGCGGCCCGTATCCGCAAGCGGCTGGGTGTCGAGGTGCCGCTCGACGTCTTCTTCGACACCCCCACGCTCGCCGGCGTCTCGGACGCGGTGAGCGGACTCCAGCAGACAGCGAGCAGTGAGGAACAGAGCGATGAGTGA
- a CDS encoding MbtH family protein encodes MSDATVYQVVVNDEEQHALWPARTAPPAGWRVEGFQGSEEACMAHVDRVWPDIRPLSLRRRLAESADQASGPAPVDTSASAASPVVDR; translated from the coding sequence ATGAGTGACGCGACGGTGTACCAGGTGGTCGTCAACGACGAGGAGCAGCACGCGCTCTGGCCTGCCCGGACGGCCCCGCCCGCCGGCTGGCGGGTGGAGGGCTTCCAGGGTTCGGAGGAGGCGTGCATGGCGCATGTGGACCGGGTGTGGCCGGACATCCGGCCGCTCTCGCTCCGCCGCCGCCTCGCGGAGTCGGCGGATCAGGCCTCCGGTCCGGCCCCGGTGGACACCTCTGCCTCCGCCGCCTCGCCGGTGGTGGACCGGTGA
- a CDS encoding acyl carrier protein: MTAGPEAQAALRGRVAELVAGATDGEVTEAEILAAGGSLTALGVTSLAFLRLIDTLEEEFGIILDLDGPFRLLDDLDGLVDHIGELTAGGGDHG, encoded by the coding sequence GTGACGGCCGGTCCGGAAGCGCAGGCCGCGCTGCGCGGCCGGGTCGCGGAGCTGGTCGCCGGGGCGACCGACGGCGAGGTGACCGAGGCCGAGATCCTGGCGGCGGGCGGCTCGCTGACCGCGCTGGGTGTCACCTCGCTGGCCTTCCTCCGGCTGATCGACACGCTGGAGGAGGAGTTCGGGATCATCCTGGACCTGGACGGCCCGTTCCGCCTGCTGGACGACCTCGACGGCCTGGTGGACCACATCGGCGAGCTGACGGCGGGCGGCGGGGACCATGGCTGA
- a CDS encoding condensation domain-containing protein, whose amino-acid sequence MAEVAVEEAGAGGSSGSAEETVAVEFRGERSGRAPLTWGQRAIWHAIRRTAPNDHYFNIGRVLPLADRGRPATVDGATAALTALVERHESLRTRLELSADGGEAAQDLAATGTLPITLARAQDPAGAERTAHALLDRLSATRFAYASEWPVRAALVAVGDRVTHAVLVLCHLAADGHGAEVLVRDLRLLVRRGSAGRPPATTPLDLAREQHGETGRRRGAAALAHWEAGHRAAPATMFPDPVAAPRAPRFWTGRIVSPALARAVAAVAAAHRVSGSTVLLTAAAVLVAAGQGHRTAAVMPIVGNRTSTAHRDLVTTLSQDGLFILDTGTGTDTGTATGTTQDTPTFTDLLPTAYRAALRAYRAAVYDPAEWDALGERLRTETGAEVHPYCCFNDMRLVERPAPPGPAPTAAELAELRGRTAFGFPATQERVACRYCLHITEEGDALAVSLTADTAYLPPETIRAHLYGIEELIVAAASGRSRPLTGVRELLEATAEEVRA is encoded by the coding sequence ATGGCTGAGGTGGCGGTCGAGGAGGCCGGGGCCGGAGGCAGCTCCGGCTCCGCCGAGGAGACCGTGGCCGTCGAGTTCCGGGGCGAGCGCTCCGGCCGGGCGCCGCTGACCTGGGGGCAGCGCGCGATCTGGCACGCGATCCGCCGTACCGCGCCGAACGACCACTACTTCAACATCGGCCGCGTCCTCCCGCTGGCCGACCGGGGCCGCCCCGCGACGGTGGACGGGGCGACCGCCGCGCTGACGGCCCTGGTGGAGCGCCACGAGTCCCTGCGCACCCGGCTGGAGCTGTCCGCCGACGGCGGCGAGGCGGCCCAGGACCTCGCCGCCACCGGCACCCTCCCCATCACCCTCGCCCGTGCCCAGGACCCGGCGGGGGCCGAACGCACGGCGCACGCCCTCCTGGACCGGCTCTCCGCCACCCGCTTCGCCTACGCCTCCGAATGGCCGGTCCGGGCCGCCCTGGTGGCCGTCGGGGACCGGGTCACCCATGCCGTCCTGGTCCTCTGCCACCTGGCGGCGGACGGCCACGGCGCGGAGGTCCTCGTACGGGATCTGCGCCTCCTCGTCCGCCGGGGCTCGGCCGGACGCCCGCCCGCCACCACCCCTCTGGACCTGGCCCGGGAGCAGCACGGCGAGACCGGCAGACGGCGGGGCGCGGCGGCCCTGGCGCACTGGGAGGCGGGGCACCGGGCGGCTCCCGCCACGATGTTCCCCGACCCGGTCGCCGCGCCCCGCGCCCCCCGCTTCTGGACCGGCCGGATCGTCTCGCCCGCCCTGGCCCGGGCGGTCGCCGCGGTCGCGGCCGCCCACCGGGTCAGCGGTTCCACGGTGCTGCTGACGGCGGCGGCGGTGCTGGTGGCGGCGGGGCAGGGCCACCGTACGGCGGCGGTCATGCCGATCGTCGGCAACCGCACGTCCACCGCCCACCGCGACCTGGTCACCACGCTGTCGCAGGACGGCCTGTTCATCCTGGACACCGGCACCGGCACCGACACCGGCACGGCCACCGGCACCACTCAGGACACCCCGACCTTCACGGACCTGCTCCCCACCGCCTACCGCGCGGCCCTGCGCGCCTACCGGGCCGCCGTGTACGACCCGGCCGAGTGGGACGCGCTCGGTGAGCGGCTGCGTACGGAGACCGGGGCCGAGGTCCACCCGTACTGCTGCTTCAACGACATGCGCCTGGTCGAGCGCCCCGCCCCGCCCGGCCCGGCCCCCACCGCCGCCGAACTCGCGGAGCTGCGCGGCCGGACCGCCTTCGGCTTCCCGGCCACCCAGGAGCGCGTCGCCTGCCGTTACTGCCTGCACATCACCGAGGAGGGCGACGCGCTGGCGGTGTCCCTGACGGCCGACACGGCGTACCTGCCGCCGGAGACGATCCGGGCGCACCTGTACGGCATCGAGGAGCTGATCGTCGCCGCGGCGTCCGGCCGCTCCCGGCCGCTCACCGGGGTGCGGGAACTGCTGGAGGCGACGGCGGAGGAGGTACGGGCATGA
- a CDS encoding TetR/AcrR family transcriptional regulator, which yields MGAVKSKRMPRAVRERQMMDAAVQTFGQRGYRAASMDEIAELAGVSKPLVYLYLHSKEDLFSACIRREAEALVAAVRAGVDPELPPDGQLWSGLRAFFTHTAEHPDGWAVLHRQARSHGEPFISEVVVMRDEIVAFVTGLIGAAAREAHRDPALADRDVAGLAQALVGAAESLAGWANDTPGVSAKEAAATLMNFAWAGLENLMHARPWQPPSDAS from the coding sequence ATGGGTGCGGTGAAGAGCAAGCGGATGCCCCGCGCCGTGCGTGAGCGGCAGATGATGGACGCCGCCGTCCAGACGTTCGGGCAGCGGGGGTACCGGGCCGCCTCGATGGACGAGATCGCGGAGCTGGCGGGCGTCTCCAAGCCGCTGGTCTATCTGTACCTGCACTCCAAGGAGGACCTGTTCTCCGCCTGCATCCGGCGCGAGGCGGAGGCCCTGGTGGCGGCGGTACGGGCCGGGGTCGATCCGGAGCTGCCCCCCGACGGCCAACTCTGGTCGGGGCTCCGCGCGTTCTTCACGCACACCGCCGAACACCCGGACGGCTGGGCGGTGTTGCACCGTCAGGCCCGCTCGCACGGGGAGCCGTTCATCAGCGAGGTCGTGGTGATGCGCGACGAGATCGTCGCGTTCGTGACGGGCCTCATCGGCGCCGCCGCCCGCGAGGCCCACCGCGACCCCGCCCTCGCGGACCGCGATGTGGCAGGCCTCGCCCAGGCCCTGGTGGGCGCCGCCGAGTCCCTGGCGGGCTGGGCCAACGACACCCCCGGCGTCTCCGCGAAGGAGGCCGCCGCGACCCTGATGAACTTCGCCTGGGCGGGCCTGGAAAACCTGATGCACGCCCGCCCGTGGCAGCCCCCGTCGGACGCGTCGTAG
- a CDS encoding acyl-CoA dehydrogenase family protein has translation MTATQIPHTAPGSPVPVSAALADLLFPGQLGATHQRWRDFFSSAAFRFQEGLTHRERIALSYDRLRLVNGAVAAPQALAGDPVDLTALHEWAGVVDPGMATIASIHYNLFFGSLADHDPAGRDLGEYVRADRIGTFLCTEAAHGNDAANMETTATYDRAAREFVLHTPHAGARKFMPNTGPAGGAKGAVVAARLIVDGTDHGVLLFLTPLSDGDGSPLPGVEVSPLPQTVSSPVDHCATTFHHVRLPFSALLQGDHGRLTPDGEFTSGFGSPRRRFLQSIGRVTMGKLCMSAHSLGVMRHALDVAMRYAHTRVTSGMTNGQRVPLISHRGHHTALLDATATAYAATLLQRSVVRQWGRATGEEREAYERLTAISKAWITWRARAVMTECRERCGAQGLVQENGIALQLASVEGAITAEGDNKVIMEKAGGEMLLGGIDLKPESEIPPAHQELTDPQFLQDLLADIERISHGRAKARLRQPAASPLARWNATVTLAVALADAHVHRLAAECLLTAADQAPSGVPADLLRGLHSLFALRRIAAHSGDLLARGRLTTDHVERLPDAVDAVLGLLEPHALTLTHAFGGSRTLLKTHPMLHA, from the coding sequence GTGACTGCCACTCAGATTCCGCATACTGCACCCGGTTCCCCCGTACCCGTGTCCGCCGCCCTAGCCGACCTGCTCTTCCCCGGTCAGCTGGGCGCGACTCACCAGCGGTGGAGGGACTTCTTCAGCTCCGCCGCGTTCCGTTTCCAGGAAGGGCTGACCCATCGAGAGCGCATAGCCCTGAGCTACGACCGGCTCCGGCTGGTGAACGGGGCCGTAGCGGCTCCACAGGCCCTGGCGGGCGACCCCGTCGATCTCACCGCCCTGCACGAGTGGGCCGGAGTGGTGGACCCGGGCATGGCCACCATCGCCTCCATTCACTACAACCTCTTCTTCGGCAGTCTGGCCGACCACGATCCGGCCGGCCGGGACCTGGGCGAGTACGTCCGCGCGGACCGCATCGGGACGTTCCTGTGCACCGAGGCCGCCCACGGCAATGACGCCGCGAACATGGAGACCACGGCGACGTACGACCGGGCGGCGCGCGAGTTCGTGCTGCACACCCCGCACGCCGGGGCGCGGAAGTTCATGCCCAACACCGGCCCGGCCGGCGGGGCGAAGGGGGCGGTCGTCGCGGCCCGCCTGATCGTCGACGGCACCGACCACGGCGTGCTGCTGTTCCTGACGCCGCTCAGCGACGGCGACGGCAGCCCGCTGCCGGGCGTGGAGGTGAGCCCGCTGCCCCAGACGGTCAGCAGCCCGGTCGACCACTGCGCCACGACCTTCCACCACGTCCGCCTCCCCTTCAGCGCCCTCCTCCAGGGCGACCACGGCCGCCTCACCCCGGACGGTGAGTTCACCAGCGGGTTCGGCAGCCCCCGCCGGCGCTTCCTCCAGTCCATCGGACGGGTCACGATGGGCAAGCTCTGCATGAGCGCCCACAGCCTCGGCGTCATGCGGCACGCCCTCGACGTCGCCATGCGCTACGCCCATACCCGGGTCACCTCGGGCATGACGAACGGCCAGCGCGTGCCGCTCATATCCCACCGCGGCCACCACACCGCCCTGCTCGACGCCACGGCGACGGCCTACGCCGCCACGCTGCTCCAGAGATCGGTCGTGCGGCAGTGGGGCCGGGCGACCGGAGAGGAGCGCGAGGCGTACGAGCGGCTGACGGCGATATCCAAGGCCTGGATCACCTGGAGGGCCCGAGCGGTCATGACCGAGTGCCGCGAGCGGTGCGGCGCCCAGGGCCTGGTCCAGGAGAACGGCATCGCGCTCCAACTGGCCTCCGTCGAGGGCGCGATCACGGCCGAGGGCGACAACAAGGTCATCATGGAGAAGGCCGGGGGCGAGATGCTGCTCGGCGGCATCGACCTCAAGCCGGAGAGCGAGATCCCGCCCGCACACCAAGAGTTGACCGACCCGCAGTTCCTCCAGGACCTCCTGGCCGACATCGAGCGCATCTCCCACGGACGGGCGAAGGCCCGGCTCCGGCAGCCCGCCGCATCGCCACTGGCCCGCTGGAACGCGACGGTGACGCTCGCGGTGGCGCTGGCCGACGCCCATGTCCACCGGCTCGCCGCCGAGTGCCTGCTGACCGCCGCCGACCAGGCCCCCTCCGGAGTGCCGGCGGACCTGCTGCGCGGGCTGCACAGCCTGTTCGCCCTGCGCCGGATCGCCGCCCACAGCGGGGACCTGCTCGCACGCGGCCGACTGACGACCGACCACGTCGAGCGCCTGCCCGACGCGGTCGACGCGGTCCTCGGCCTTCTGGAGCCCCACGCGCTGACCCTCACCCACGCCTTCGGCGGGTCCCGGACGCTGCTGAAGACGCATCCGATGCTCCACGCCTGA
- a CDS encoding MaoC/PaaZ C-terminal domain-containing protein: MTSLSASLVRGAVTSPFRRAGKPDATLPTERLTLPAAPAAPGPLAAYRTICGFPEAGDRDGAGPGDAGPGVLPLTYPHVLAFPLAMRLMTGRGFPLPVVGLVHTWFEACGHRAVRADEWIQLTVYAEELNAHRRGTEVTMVTEARVDGELVWESRSGYLSRHATEAAAAGRREETDAEALPALREWRLPGDLGRRYGAVSGDRNPIHLHPLTARLFGFPRAIAHGMWTVARCLAETEAEAESDGPGHQLRMLRADFKAPVLLPATVVYAADPGGNAFALRSPSGRVHLTGAVTREA, translated from the coding sequence ATGACCTCCCTCAGCGCCTCCCTCGTCCGTGGAGCCGTCACCTCGCCCTTCCGGCGCGCCGGAAAGCCCGACGCCACCCTGCCCACCGAACGCCTCACCCTCCCGGCCGCCCCCGCCGCCCCCGGCCCCCTGGCCGCGTACCGGACCATCTGCGGATTCCCGGAGGCCGGGGACAGGGACGGGGCGGGGCCCGGCGACGCCGGACCGGGAGTGCTTCCGCTCACGTATCCGCACGTCCTGGCCTTTCCGCTCGCCATGCGGCTGATGACCGGGCGCGGCTTCCCGCTCCCGGTCGTCGGGCTCGTCCACACCTGGTTCGAGGCCTGCGGCCACCGTGCGGTGCGGGCCGATGAGTGGATCCAACTGACGGTGTACGCAGAGGAGTTGAACGCCCACCGGCGCGGCACGGAAGTCACCATGGTGACCGAGGCGCGCGTGGACGGGGAGTTGGTGTGGGAGTCGCGCAGCGGGTATCTCTCCCGGCATGCGACGGAGGCCGCAGCGGCCGGACGGCGTGAGGAGACCGACGCCGAGGCGCTACCCGCCCTCCGTGAGTGGCGGCTGCCCGGCGATCTCGGGCGGCGGTACGGAGCCGTCTCCGGCGACCGTAATCCCATCCACCTCCACCCCCTCACCGCCCGCCTCTTCGGCTTCCCCCGGGCCATCGCCCACGGCATGTGGACGGTGGCCCGCTGCCTGGCCGAGACAGAGGCGGAGGCGGAGTCCGACGGGCCCGGTCACCAACTCCGTATGTTACGAGCCGACTTCAAGGCTCCCGTCCTGCTGCCCGCCACCGTCGTCTACGCCGCCGACCCGGGCGGGAACGCCTTCGCCCTGCGCAGCCCGAGCGGACGCGTACACCTCACGGGGGCGGTGACGCGGGAGGCCTGA
- a CDS encoding 3-oxoacyl-ACP reductase, whose translation MADRYLHFTGTAPGRFLTRRLGLPQPAPLRRWSLDTPRLEGPLLHLTAGSGAGAGADTETSAGLAEVLAGVGLPVVGRADRPGAIVLDATGVTTAAGLGDVHAALHPVVRSLAPGGRVVVLGTVPSPDDHHQAAAQQALEGFVRSLGKEIGRGSTAQLVRIPGVRVPDVPASGIRLPGGGATAQGAASTLRFLLSPRSAYVSGQVIELTDATPEPVTDPAAPLAGRTALVTGAARGIGAAVAAVLARDGARVIALDVPGVREELERTAARLGATPLPLDVTAPDAADRIAAAAPDGLGVLVHNAGITRDRRLANMPADRWTSVVDVNLDSVLRTTDELLKGGAVTRGGRIVATASIAGIAGNNGQTNYAASKAGIIGLVRSLGPRAAADHGVTVNAVAPGFIETKMTAAVPFFIREAGRRMNSLSQGGLPVDVAEAVAWFAQPDSTAVNGQVLRVCGQSLLGA comes from the coding sequence ATGGCCGATCGCTATCTGCACTTCACCGGCACAGCACCCGGCCGCTTCCTCACCCGCCGCCTCGGCCTCCCGCAGCCCGCCCCGCTGCGCCGCTGGTCCCTGGATACCCCGCGGCTGGAGGGGCCGCTGCTGCACCTCACAGCAGGGTCGGGGGCCGGAGCGGGGGCGGACACCGAAACAAGCGCGGGGCTCGCGGAGGTGCTGGCCGGGGTCGGGCTTCCCGTCGTCGGCCGCGCCGACCGGCCCGGCGCCATCGTCCTCGACGCCACCGGGGTCACCACCGCCGCCGGGCTCGGGGACGTCCACGCCGCCCTGCACCCCGTCGTCCGCTCCCTCGCGCCGGGCGGGCGGGTCGTCGTCCTCGGTACGGTCCCCTCCCCCGACGACCACCACCAGGCCGCCGCCCAGCAGGCGCTGGAGGGGTTCGTCCGGTCGCTGGGCAAGGAGATCGGGCGGGGCTCCACCGCTCAGCTCGTACGGATTCCGGGCGTACGGGTCCCCGACGTACCGGCTTCGGGCATACGGCTTCCGGGCGGCGGCGCTACGGCCCAGGGCGCCGCGTCCACCCTGCGCTTCCTGCTCTCGCCCCGGTCCGCCTACGTGAGCGGACAGGTCATCGAGCTGACCGACGCCACCCCCGAACCCGTCACCGACCCCGCCGCCCCGCTCGCCGGCCGCACCGCCCTGGTCACCGGGGCCGCCCGGGGCATCGGTGCCGCCGTCGCCGCCGTGCTCGCCCGCGACGGGGCCCGGGTCATCGCGCTCGACGTCCCAGGGGTCCGGGAGGAGCTGGAACGTACCGCCGCCCGGCTCGGCGCCACCCCGCTCCCCCTCGACGTCACCGCGCCCGACGCCGCCGACCGGATCGCCGCCGCAGCGCCGGACGGGCTCGGCGTCCTCGTGCACAACGCGGGCATCACCCGCGACCGCCGCCTCGCCAACATGCCTGCCGACCGATGGACTTCGGTCGTCGACGTCAACCTGGACAGCGTGCTCCGCACCACCGACGAACTGCTGAAGGGCGGGGCCGTCACGCGCGGCGGCCGGATCGTCGCCACCGCCTCCATCGCGGGCATCGCGGGCAACAACGGCCAGACCAACTACGCGGCGAGCAAGGCCGGGATCATCGGTCTCGTCCGCTCGCTCGGCCCGCGCGCCGCCGCCGACCACGGCGTCACGGTCAACGCGGTCGCGCCCGGCTTCATCGAGACGAAGATGACGGCCGCCGTCCCCTTCTTCATCCGCGAGGCGGGCCGCCGCATGAACTCCCTCTCCCAGGGCGGCCTTCCGGTCGATGTCGCCGAGGCCGTCGCCTGGTTCGCCCAGCCCGACTCCACCGCCGTCAACGGCCAGGTGCTGCGCGTCTGCGGCCAGAGCCTGCTGGGAGCGTGA